A region of Caldicoprobacter guelmensis DNA encodes the following proteins:
- a CDS encoding ATP-binding protein — translation MRCRRCGKKGEIRLPRHNAIFCKDCFLVYYTNQVRRNIEKENMFSPEDRILVAVSGGKDSMALWHILLQLGYNVTGIHFNVGIGEYSAKSQEVIESFAQKHNAPVIIRNIPQELHLDVEKLSRRLRRSTCSICGAIKRYLINKITQAEGFDVVATGHNLDDEAATLLGNILGWQEGYLAKQSPVLPSSHPKLAKKVKPLYTLTEEENLRYAIYNDIEFVPDRCPLSKGASSIRYKEVLNRLEELSPGLKQHFLVGFYKKGRKYFEEASAPVQLKECKICGQVTTAEVCSFCRLMEIAKQI, via the coding sequence ATGCGCTGCCGGCGTTGTGGCAAGAAAGGCGAAATCCGCCTTCCAAGGCATAATGCAATATTCTGCAAGGATTGCTTCCTGGTCTATTACACAAACCAGGTACGCCGAAACATAGAAAAAGAAAACATGTTCAGCCCTGAAGATCGAATTTTGGTGGCCGTATCGGGTGGAAAGGACAGCATGGCTCTGTGGCACATCCTGTTGCAACTGGGCTATAACGTCACGGGGATACATTTCAATGTGGGCATAGGAGAATACTCAGCTAAATCCCAGGAAGTAATAGAAAGTTTTGCACAAAAGCACAATGCGCCGGTCATAATTAGAAATATCCCCCAGGAACTTCATTTAGACGTAGAAAAGCTCTCGCGTAGGCTCAGACGAAGCACTTGCTCAATATGCGGCGCCATCAAGAGATACCTGATAAACAAGATTACCCAAGCCGAGGGGTTTGATGTGGTAGCCACAGGGCATAATCTAGATGATGAAGCAGCCACTTTATTGGGCAACATATTGGGTTGGCAAGAAGGCTATCTGGCAAAGCAGTCACCCGTGCTTCCCAGCTCTCACCCGAAACTGGCCAAGAAGGTAAAACCCCTTTATACCCTGACAGAAGAAGAAAATTTGCGTTATGCAATTTACAATGATATTGAGTTTGTACCTGATAGGTGCCCATTATCTAAAGGAGCAAGTTCAATACGGTACAAAGAAGTGCTAAATAGGCTGGAAGAGTTAAGTCCCGGGCTCAAGCAACACTTTCTCGTAGGATTCTATAAAAAGGGGAGAAAATACTTTGAGGAAGCTTCAGCTCCCGTGCAATTGAAGGAATGCAAGATCTGCGGCCAAGTAACCACTGCTGAAGTTTGTTCTTTCTGCCGACTGATGGAAATTGCCAAGCAGATATGA
- the hflX gene encoding GTPase HflX — protein MRTIEQQTAERAVLVGLIESAKDEESMEELKELAETAGAHVVGMVTQRRKGVDSAHYIGKGKLEELKAFIEANQIDVVIVNDELSGSQIKNMEDILGVKIVDRTCLILDIFARRARTKESKLQVELAQLKYRLPRLVGLGGQLSRLGGGIGTRGPGETKLETDRRHIQNRIKAIEKKLASIERHRNLYRQRRAKNRVPVVSIVGYTNAGKSTLFNVLTKAESYVEDKLFATLDTSARKLILPSGRQVILVDTVGFIRRLPHDLIEGFKSTLEEVRYSDLLLHVIDITSPDIDEKIQLVEKVLSELDAISIPRLEVFNKIDLIDVNSIDIKRKQAIFISAKNGVGLENLKLAIEKELSE, from the coding sequence GTGAGAACGATAGAGCAACAAACAGCTGAAAGGGCGGTTTTAGTAGGGTTAATTGAGTCTGCCAAAGATGAAGAGAGCATGGAAGAGCTTAAAGAGTTGGCAGAGACAGCCGGTGCTCACGTGGTGGGCATGGTCACGCAAAGGCGAAAGGGCGTTGACAGCGCCCATTATATCGGCAAAGGCAAGCTGGAGGAATTGAAGGCGTTTATCGAAGCCAACCAAATTGACGTTGTTATAGTAAACGACGAGCTAAGTGGGTCTCAAATTAAAAACATGGAGGACATTTTGGGGGTAAAGATAGTTGATCGTACTTGCCTCATCCTCGATATCTTTGCCAGGCGAGCTAGAACAAAAGAGAGCAAGCTGCAGGTGGAGCTGGCTCAACTGAAATACAGGTTGCCACGCCTTGTAGGCTTGGGAGGGCAGCTCTCAAGATTGGGTGGGGGTATAGGTACAAGAGGGCCTGGTGAGACCAAGCTCGAAACCGATAGAAGGCATATACAAAACAGGATAAAGGCCATAGAAAAAAAGCTGGCCAGTATAGAACGGCATAGAAACCTTTACCGCCAGAGGCGGGCAAAAAACAGGGTCCCCGTGGTGTCTATAGTAGGCTATACCAATGCCGGTAAATCCACATTATTCAATGTTCTTACTAAAGCAGAAAGCTACGTTGAGGATAAGCTGTTTGCCACCCTTGACACATCGGCTCGCAAGCTAATTCTACCTTCAGGTAGGCAGGTAATACTTGTTGATACAGTAGGTTTTATAAGACGACTGCCACATGACTTGATTGAAGGCTTTAAATCTACTTTAGAGGAAGTTAGGTATTCAGACCTATTGCTCCATGTGATCGACATTACCTCGCCGGATATTGATGAAAAGATACAGCTGGTTGAAAAAGTATTATCTGAATTGGATGCTATATCTATACCTAGGTTAGAGGTATTTAACAAGATTGACCTCATTGATGTAAATTCGATTGATATAAAGCGTAAGCAGGCCATTTTCATCTCGGCAAAAAATGGAGTTGGGTTAGAGAATTTGAAGCTGGCTATAGAAAAAGAGTTGTCTGAATGA
- a CDS encoding carboxypeptidase-like regulatory domain-containing protein, translated as MELQERIFEGKTDTGEIKRGDTLESKSVQYNCQDLDQEQRVDVNPKQTNAQNIYIYVSSANGSLAAKLTGVTYIEESKKVVPNVKIRLFFGHESLMPVYEANSDSNGNFIIEDLPPGYYTLSAEYGDLKYYSHFIKLLPGQIIHVSVLLK; from the coding sequence ATGGAGCTGCAAGAAAGGATATTCGAGGGAAAAACTGATACGGGAGAAATAAAAAGAGGGGATACATTAGAGAGTAAAAGCGTTCAGTATAATTGTCAGGACCTGGATCAAGAGCAGAGGGTTGATGTGAATCCAAAGCAGACAAATGCACAAAATATTTACATTTACGTAAGTAGTGCTAATGGCAGTCTTGCTGCCAAGCTAACCGGCGTTACTTACATTGAAGAGAGCAAGAAAGTTGTTCCCAATGTGAAGATACGTTTGTTTTTTGGTCATGAGAGCTTAATGCCAGTATATGAGGCTAATTCTGATAGTAATGGAAATTTTATTATCGAAGATTTACCGCCTGGTTACTACACATTATCTGCTGAATATGGCGATTTAAAATATTATTCACATTTTATTAAACTACTTCCCGGCCAAATAATACATGTATCAGTATTACTAAAGTGA
- a CDS encoding YceD family protein has product MIIDVSDILKEKGSSKEFRGSQLLEDIMYQGERIGFLGPVDVSGHITNTGKLLVVDADAVAKLSLQCGRCTKYYDKELKFSFTARLSKVSDPDDPDIFIYEDETVDLKDIILEFLLLELPMRRRCNEECKGLCPYCGRDLNVEQCNCDEQVEHQEEGNVDLRLLALRKALFANGEEV; this is encoded by the coding sequence TTGATTATTGATGTGTCGGACATCTTGAAGGAAAAGGGCTCTTCAAAGGAGTTTAGAGGAAGCCAGCTGCTGGAAGATATCATGTATCAGGGAGAGAGGATAGGCTTTCTAGGGCCGGTTGATGTGTCGGGCCATATCACAAATACGGGGAAACTGTTGGTGGTTGATGCTGATGCGGTGGCTAAATTATCACTGCAGTGTGGCAGGTGCACCAAGTACTATGATAAAGAGTTGAAGTTTAGCTTTACTGCCAGGCTGAGCAAGGTGAGCGACCCAGACGACCCTGATATTTTTATTTATGAAGACGAGACAGTGGATTTGAAGGATATAATCTTGGAATTTTTGCTGCTTGAGCTACCGATGCGCAGGCGATGCAACGAGGAATGTAAAGGACTGTGTCCATATTGTGGGCGTGATTTGAATGTGGAGCAGTGTAACTGTGATGAGCAGGTAGAGCATCAGGAAGAAGGCAATGTGGATTTGCGCCTTCTGGCTCTGAGGAAAGCATTATTTGCAAATGGTGAGGAGGTGTAA
- the rpmF gene encoding 50S ribosomal protein L32 → MAVPKRKTSRARRDKRRANWKVKLPSIVTCPQCGEAKLSHRACRHCGYYKRRQVIEV, encoded by the coding sequence ATGGCTGTACCTAAGAGAAAGACCTCGAGGGCAAGAAGGGATAAAAGGAGAGCTAACTGGAAGGTTAAGTTACCCAGCATTGTGACGTGTCCGCAGTGTGGAGAGGCCAAGCTCTCGCACAGGGCGTGCAGGCATTGTGGCTATTACAAGCGTAGACAGGTGATCGAGGTGTAA
- the pepF gene encoding oligoendopeptidase F: protein MGTLKNRSEIDEKYKWRLEDIYESEELWEQDYQSTKQLLEEIAGFKGRINTAENLLKVLKLNDQIGMKLEKIFAYARMRRDEDNANPRYQALTDRAMRLSIEASSATSFIAPEILSIDETKLRAMIEELEGLKVYRQYLDNLLRYKPHVLSPEEEKILAETQIMAQSISDIYTMLNNADLRFPFIRDERGNEVELTHGNFISFMQSANRDVRKAAFSAMYDTYKKYINTFAATMAGSVKKDVFYARIRKYNSSLEASLFDDNVDVSVYDNLIDTVHKRLGALHRYVGIKKRLLGLDEMHMYDLYVPLIQEYDRKFTYEEAVDLVLEGLKPLGDEYLSLLKEGFSSRWIDVYENRGKTSGAYSWGAYGVHPYVLLNFQGNLNDVFTIAHEMGHALHTYYSNSTQPYVYADYRIILAEVASTCNEAILIDYLLKNTSDEKEKLYLLNHFLEEFRTTVFRQVMFAEFEKIIHEMAERGEALTADTLSKKYYELNRLYYGDEMVVDEGISYEWARIPHFYRSFYVYKYATGFSAAIAISQMVMNEGRAAVERYKEFLKSGSSDYPLNILKKAGVDLTVPKPIDDALDVFERLLDEFER from the coding sequence GTGGGAACTTTAAAAAATCGAAGTGAGATCGATGAGAAGTATAAATGGAGGCTGGAGGACATATACGAGAGCGAAGAGCTGTGGGAGCAGGATTATCAGAGCACAAAGCAGCTGCTTGAGGAGATTGCAGGTTTTAAAGGTAGGATAAATACCGCTGAGAATCTGCTTAAAGTGCTTAAATTAAACGACCAGATAGGCATGAAGCTGGAAAAGATATTTGCGTATGCCCGTATGCGAAGGGATGAGGATAACGCCAATCCCAGGTATCAGGCTTTGACCGACAGGGCAATGCGGCTTAGTATTGAAGCTTCCAGTGCCACATCCTTTATAGCCCCCGAGATTTTGTCCATAGATGAGACCAAACTGAGGGCCATGATAGAGGAATTAGAAGGACTCAAGGTTTACCGACAATACCTGGATAATCTTTTAAGATACAAGCCCCACGTCCTTTCTCCTGAAGAAGAGAAGATACTGGCTGAGACCCAGATTATGGCCCAATCAATCTCGGATATATACACCATGTTAAACAACGCCGATTTGAGATTCCCCTTTATTAGGGATGAGCGGGGCAACGAGGTGGAGCTCACCCACGGCAACTTCATAAGCTTTATGCAGAGTGCCAACAGGGATGTAAGAAAGGCAGCTTTTAGCGCCATGTACGATACCTACAAAAAATACATAAACACCTTTGCCGCCACCATGGCCGGCAGCGTCAAAAAAGACGTTTTTTATGCCAGAATCAGGAAGTATAATTCGTCCCTAGAGGCGTCGCTGTTTGACGACAACGTAGATGTCAGCGTGTATGACAACCTCATAGATACGGTGCACAAGAGGCTGGGAGCGCTGCACAGGTATGTCGGCATAAAGAAACGGCTTTTAGGGCTGGACGAAATGCACATGTATGACCTTTATGTTCCGCTCATACAGGAGTATGACAGGAAGTTTACTTACGAGGAAGCGGTAGACCTGGTGCTTGAAGGTTTAAAGCCGCTGGGAGATGAGTACCTTAGCCTCTTGAAAGAGGGTTTTTCTTCACGGTGGATTGATGTTTACGAAAACAGGGGGAAAACCTCGGGGGCTTATTCGTGGGGGGCATACGGAGTACACCCCTATGTGCTCCTCAACTTCCAGGGCAATCTCAATGACGTGTTCACCATTGCCCATGAGATGGGGCATGCCCTTCATACATACTATTCGAATTCGACCCAGCCTTATGTGTATGCCGATTACAGGATTATCCTGGCCGAGGTTGCCTCAACCTGCAATGAGGCCATATTGATTGACTATCTTTTAAAGAACACCAGCGATGAGAAGGAGAAACTGTACCTTTTGAACCACTTCCTTGAGGAATTCAGGACCACGGTGTTCAGACAGGTGATGTTTGCCGAGTTTGAAAAGATAATCCACGAGATGGCCGAAAGAGGTGAGGCGCTCACGGCCGATACCCTCAGCAAAAAATACTATGAGCTGAATAGGCTGTATTACGGGGACGAGATGGTGGTGGATGAGGGTATAAGCTACGAATGGGCAAGAATTCCTCATTTTTACAGGAGTTTCTACGTATACAAATACGCGACCGGTTTTTCGGCTGCCATAGCCATTTCGCAGATGGTCATGAATGAGGGCAGGGCGGCGGTTGAAAGGTACAAGGAGTTCCTAAAGAGCGGCAGCTCGGATTATCCTCTCAATATCTTGAAAAAAGCAGGCGTAGACCTCACGGTTCCAAAGCCAATTGACGATGCGCTGGATGTATTTGAGAGGCTGCTTGATGAGTTTGAAAGGTGA
- the fapR gene encoding transcription factor FapR: protein MARLTLPKKARQKALLERLKADPFLTDEELSDIFHVSVQTIRLDRLELGIPELRERIKSVAERNYDKIRAIGGQEIVGELIELELGKSGISILTPTEDMVFQKTKIVRGHYIYAQAESLAIAVIDAKVALIGVANIKYKVPVYLGDKLVAKAEVVRRRGNKYFVWVKTKVNHQEAFRGKFILVSMEDEQ, encoded by the coding sequence ATGGCGCGACTTACTCTGCCCAAAAAGGCCAGGCAAAAGGCGCTGCTGGAGCGCCTTAAAGCGGATCCATTTTTAACTGATGAGGAGCTCAGCGATATATTCCACGTCAGCGTGCAGACCATTCGCTTAGACAGGCTTGAGCTGGGAATCCCCGAACTGCGTGAGAGGATCAAAAGCGTTGCCGAGCGGAATTACGATAAGATTCGCGCCATCGGCGGTCAGGAAATCGTGGGAGAGCTGATTGAGCTGGAGCTGGGCAAAAGCGGCATTTCTATATTAACCCCCACTGAGGACATGGTATTTCAAAAGACCAAGATAGTGCGTGGACATTACATCTATGCCCAGGCCGAGTCTTTGGCCATTGCGGTCATCGACGCTAAGGTAGCCTTGATAGGCGTGGCCAACATAAAGTACAAGGTCCCGGTTTACCTAGGTGACAAGCTGGTGGCCAAAGCTGAAGTGGTAAGGCGCAGGGGAAACAAGTATTTCGTGTGGGTAAAGACAAAGGTAAACCATCAGGAAGCCTTCAGGGGAAAATTCATACTGGTTTCGATGGAGGATGAGCAATAG
- the plsX gene encoding phosphate acyltransferase PlsX — translation MNIIVDAMGGDNAPGEIIQGCIDAAREYDVSLTLVGKEDVIWDELKKRNAPEGKFTVIHASEVIHADDSPVAAIRSKKDSSMVKGFELLKQDPKAVFVSAGNTGALMAGGLLIAGRIKGIDRPALAPMIPNLKRGTLLIDAGANAECKPQNLVQFAVMGSIYMEKVMGYKSPTVGLVNIGQEETKGNELTKEAYKLLKAEKSINFVGNVEPRDMLEGVVDVLVCDGFVGNVILKLTEGVALGLFQMIKEELTKNAVTKVGAMLLKPAFKRIKNRMDYAEHGGAPLLGIRGGVIKAHGSSDARAIKNAVRQAMLFIQNSVLDNISDYVKSAEEGK, via the coding sequence ATGAACATAATCGTGGATGCCATGGGTGGAGACAATGCTCCGGGTGAGATTATACAGGGGTGTATCGATGCAGCACGGGAGTATGATGTCTCACTTACGCTGGTTGGGAAAGAGGACGTCATATGGGATGAATTAAAAAAGAGGAATGCGCCGGAAGGCAAATTTACAGTGATCCATGCTTCGGAGGTAATACATGCCGATGACTCACCGGTGGCTGCCATAAGGTCGAAGAAGGATTCGTCCATGGTAAAGGGGTTTGAGCTGCTCAAGCAGGACCCCAAGGCCGTGTTTGTCTCGGCCGGCAATACCGGGGCTTTGATGGCCGGTGGGCTCCTTATAGCAGGCAGGATAAAAGGGATTGACCGCCCGGCCCTTGCCCCCATGATACCCAATTTGAAAAGAGGTACCCTGCTCATAGATGCGGGAGCCAATGCCGAGTGCAAGCCGCAAAACCTGGTACAGTTTGCCGTGATGGGTTCCATATATATGGAGAAGGTTATGGGGTATAAAAGCCCTACGGTAGGACTGGTCAACATAGGGCAGGAGGAGACCAAGGGCAACGAGCTGACCAAAGAGGCATATAAACTTCTCAAAGCTGAGAAGTCCATCAATTTTGTGGGCAACGTCGAGCCACGGGATATGCTGGAAGGCGTGGTGGACGTCCTGGTGTGCGACGGGTTTGTGGGCAACGTCATATTAAAGCTTACCGAAGGCGTGGCACTGGGCCTTTTTCAGATGATTAAGGAGGAGCTCACGAAAAATGCTGTCACCAAGGTAGGGGCTATGCTTCTCAAGCCCGCGTTTAAGAGGATCAAAAACAGGATGGATTATGCCGAACACGGTGGGGCTCCGCTCCTTGGCATAAGAGGCGGGGTCATAAAGGCCCATGGCAGCTCAGATGCGAGGGCGATTAAGAATGCCGTGCGCCAGGCCATGCTGTTTATACAGAACAGCGTGCTGGACAATATAAGTGATTACGTAAAGTCGGCTGAGGAGGGCAAATAA
- a CDS encoding beta-ketoacyl-ACP synthase III codes for MGNLFHGGIIATGSYVPEKVITNHDLEKMVDTSDEWIVTRTGIRERRIADQNTATSDLATIAAQRALENAHLSAQDIDMIIVATVTPDMHFPSTACLVQRNIGAVNAAAFDLEAACAGFLYGIVVANQFIATGLYRNVMVIGAECLSKFVNWKDRNTCVLFGDGAGAVIVSRVEEGYGFLSQILGADGSGAELLMLEAGGSRRPPSFETVEREMHYIHMEGSEVFKFAVRIMATMAEEAVQRAGLTKEQVDFLIPHQANIRIIEAARKRLELPEDKVYINLDRYGNMSAASIPVALDEAVRLGRIKKGDNIVMVGFGGGLTWGACAMKWAI; via the coding sequence ATGGGGAATCTGTTTCACGGTGGCATAATTGCCACGGGAAGCTATGTGCCGGAAAAGGTCATAACCAACCATGACCTTGAAAAGATGGTTGACACCTCTGATGAATGGATTGTCACAAGGACGGGTATCCGGGAGAGGCGCATCGCTGATCAAAACACTGCCACATCCGACCTGGCTACAATAGCGGCACAGAGGGCACTCGAGAATGCACATCTTTCTGCGCAAGACATTGACATGATCATAGTTGCGACTGTGACGCCAGACATGCATTTCCCATCCACTGCCTGCCTTGTTCAAAGGAATATAGGTGCGGTCAATGCTGCAGCTTTTGACCTGGAGGCTGCCTGTGCCGGATTTTTATATGGAATAGTTGTGGCCAATCAGTTTATAGCCACTGGCCTTTACCGAAATGTGATGGTGATCGGTGCCGAGTGCTTGAGCAAGTTTGTCAACTGGAAGGACCGCAACACCTGCGTCCTTTTTGGCGATGGAGCAGGGGCGGTTATAGTGAGCCGGGTGGAGGAAGGGTATGGCTTTTTATCGCAGATCCTGGGAGCTGATGGCAGCGGGGCTGAACTACTCATGCTGGAGGCCGGGGGCTCAAGGCGGCCGCCATCCTTTGAGACCGTGGAAAGAGAGATGCATTACATACACATGGAGGGCAGCGAGGTCTTCAAGTTTGCCGTGCGGATCATGGCTACCATGGCTGAAGAGGCGGTGCAAAGAGCCGGGCTTACAAAAGAGCAGGTGGATTTCTTGATCCCCCATCAGGCCAATATAAGGATCATAGAGGCGGCAAGGAAGAGGCTTGAGCTCCCTGAGGATAAGGTATATATAAACCTTGACCGTTACGGCAACATGTCGGCAGCATCCATACCCGTGGCGCTGGATGAAGCGGTGAGGCTGGGGCGCATTAAGAAGGGTGACAACATAGTCATGGTAGGGTTTGGCGGCGGCCTCACATGGGGTGCCTGCGCCATGAAATGGGCGATATAA
- the fabD gene encoding ACP S-malonyltransferase produces MGNKIAFIFPGQGAQYVGMGKELYDNYAEARELFDKADGILSKSIKSLCFEGPEDELKKTENTQPAILLVSVTAMRVLQKHGVYPEMVAGLSLGEYSALVAANSITFEDALPLVMKRGQFMQQAVPLGQGTMAAVLGLEREKVEECCRLASDVGVVEPANYNCPGQIVISGHVAAVEKACAIAKEMGAKRTVPLAVSAPFHCSLLKPAGKALQKELDKINIKDPEIPVISNVEALPVRDAAHIRKLLVEQVSSPVRWEDSVRYMLSQGIEVFIEVGPGKVLNGFLKKISGEVKGYNVEDLKSLEATLKDLEGLM; encoded by the coding sequence ATGGGAAACAAGATCGCCTTTATATTCCCCGGCCAGGGAGCGCAGTATGTGGGCATGGGGAAAGAGCTGTATGATAACTATGCTGAAGCAAGAGAACTGTTTGATAAGGCTGATGGGATACTGAGCAAGAGCATCAAAAGCCTATGCTTTGAAGGGCCCGAGGATGAGCTGAAGAAGACCGAGAATACCCAGCCGGCCATCCTCCTTGTGAGCGTGACTGCCATGAGGGTGCTTCAAAAGCATGGCGTTTATCCCGAGATGGTGGCGGGGCTCAGCCTGGGCGAGTATAGCGCTTTGGTGGCGGCAAACTCTATAACCTTTGAAGATGCTCTTCCTCTGGTCATGAAAAGGGGACAGTTCATGCAGCAGGCGGTGCCCTTGGGTCAGGGTACCATGGCTGCTGTGTTGGGCCTTGAGCGAGAAAAGGTGGAGGAGTGCTGCAGGCTGGCTTCGGATGTGGGAGTTGTGGAGCCTGCAAACTACAACTGCCCGGGTCAAATCGTTATATCGGGTCATGTCGCTGCTGTGGAGAAAGCCTGTGCCATAGCCAAAGAGATGGGTGCCAAGAGAACTGTGCCCTTGGCGGTGAGCGCGCCATTCCACTGTTCGCTGCTCAAGCCGGCTGGCAAGGCCCTACAAAAAGAGCTTGATAAAATAAACATCAAAGACCCGGAGATTCCTGTTATATCCAACGTAGAGGCACTTCCGGTGCGAGATGCGGCGCACATACGCAAGCTGCTGGTTGAGCAGGTAAGCAGCCCTGTAAGGTGGGAGGACAGCGTCAGGTATATGCTAAGCCAGGGGATAGAGGTATTTATCGAGGTAGGACCGGGTAAAGTGCTTAATGGCTTTTTGAAGAAGATTTCCGGTGAGGTCAAGGGATACAATGTGGAAGACCTAAAGTCCCTGGAAGCCACACTGAAAGATCTGGAGGGGTTGATGTGA
- the fabG gene encoding 3-oxoacyl-[acyl-carrier-protein] reductase codes for MELEGKTALVTGASRGIGRAIALYLAELGAQVAVNYSSSEQRALEVVEAIQEKGGRAIAVKADVSNPQEVEAMFERVLEEFGDLDILVNNAGITRDGLLIRMKQEDWDAVLDTNLKGVYNCSKAAAKIMIKKRRGKIINISSVVGVAGNAGQANYAAAKAGVIGFSKAIARELAPRNIQVNVVAPGFIETDMTAALPESVKQEMLKQIPLGRYGDPMDVAYVVGFLASDKSQYITGQVIHVDGGMIM; via the coding sequence ATGGAACTGGAAGGGAAAACAGCCCTTGTGACCGGTGCCTCACGGGGAATTGGCCGTGCCATTGCCCTGTATCTAGCGGAGCTGGGAGCACAGGTGGCCGTCAACTACTCAAGCTCTGAGCAGCGAGCACTTGAGGTGGTGGAGGCCATACAAGAGAAAGGCGGTAGGGCGATTGCGGTTAAAGCCGATGTATCAAATCCGCAGGAAGTAGAGGCCATGTTTGAGAGGGTATTGGAGGAGTTTGGTGACCTTGATATACTGGTCAACAATGCGGGGATTACCCGCGATGGGCTGCTCATCAGGATGAAGCAGGAGGACTGGGATGCCGTGCTGGACACCAACCTGAAAGGGGTGTACAACTGCTCCAAAGCAGCGGCTAAAATCATGATTAAAAAGCGCAGGGGAAAGATAATAAACATATCGTCTGTGGTGGGTGTAGCCGGCAATGCAGGTCAGGCCAATTATGCTGCGGCAAAAGCAGGGGTCATCGGCTTTTCTAAGGCGATAGCCAGGGAGCTGGCACCGCGCAACATTCAGGTGAACGTTGTGGCCCCGGGGTTTATAGAGACAGACATGACAGCCGCACTGCCCGAGTCGGTGAAGCAGGAGATGCTCAAGCAAATCCCTTTGGGAAGATACGGGGATCCGATGGACGTGGCTTATGTGGTGGGTTTTTTGGCGTCCGACAAAAGCCAGTATATAACGGGGCAGGTAATACATGTTGACGGTGGAATGATAATGTAA
- the acpP gene encoding acyl carrier protein — translation MIFEKVRDIIVEQLGVDAEEVTLESKFIDDLGADSLDIVELIMALEEEFDMEIPDEDAEKISTVGDVVEYIKAHSKE, via the coding sequence ATGATTTTTGAAAAGGTTAGGGACATAATCGTTGAGCAGCTGGGGGTTGATGCTGAGGAGGTCACCTTGGAGTCCAAATTCATCGATGACCTGGGAGCGGATTCTCTGGACATCGTTGAGCTCATCATGGCTTTGGAAGAGGAGTTTGACATGGAAATTCCCGATGAGGATGCCGAAAAGATCTCCACGGTGGGGGATGTGGTGGAGTACATCAAGGCTCATTCAAAAGAGTAA